DNA sequence from the Ramlibacter agri genome:
CATCAAGCCGCGCGAAACGCGCGCGCTGCTGTGCGACTGGGTGCAGGACGCCTACGGCGTCACCCAGGGGCAGACCGGCATCCGTACCCGCACCTTCCGCTAGCAGGAGACCTTCGTGAAATCACTCAAACGCATCGCGGTCGCCGCCCTGGCGGTCGCCGCCTGCGCCTGGCTGCCGGCCGCCCAGGCGCAGGCCTGGAAGCCGACCAAGCCGGTCGAATTCGCCGTGGGGGCCGGCCCCGGCGGGGCGCTGGACCAGGTGGCGCGGACACTCAAGAACATCACCGACCAGCAGAACACGATCCCCACCCCGATGATCGTGACCGACCGCCCCGCGGGCGGCGGCGTGGTGGCCTTGAGCGGACTCAGGCAGCACCATGGCGACGCGCACTACCTCGCTTCCTGGTCGCAACAGTGGCTGACCAACTACGTGATCGGTGACTGGAAGGAGTCGCCGACAGCGGAGTACACCACGCTCGCGATCCTGTTCAGCGAATACGTGGGACTGGCCGTGCGTGCGGACTCGCCCCTGAAGAACGCCAACGACCTGGTCGCCAAGCTGAAGGCGGACCCCACATCGGTCAGCGTCGCGATCGCCACGGCGCTCGGCAATCACATCCACATCGGCGCGGCCAAGCCGCTGCTGGCCGCCGGCGTGGACGTTGCCAGGATGACGGTCGTGCCCTTCAAGTCCTCGGCCGAATCGGTGACCGCGCTGCTGGGCGGCCACGTGGACGTCGTCGCCGCCACGACCGCCAACCTGGTGGGCCAGGTCGAAGCGGGCAAGATCCGGCTGCTGGCGATCTCTTCGCCCAAGCGGCTGGGCGGCGTGTTCGCCCAGGTGCCGACCTGGAAGGAGCAGGGCATCGATGCGGAATTCGCCTCGATGCAGGGGATCATGGCGCCGCTGGGCCTGACGCCGGCGCAGCACGAATACTGGACCGAGACCCTCACGCGCGCCACGGCCACGCCGGAATGGGCCGCCTTCTGCCAGCGCAACCAGTGGGCGCCGCGCCTGATCACCGGGCCGGAGGCGCAGCGTTTCGCGGAGGAGCAGCTGGTCGAAATGCGCGCGATCCTGCGCGAACTCCACCTCGCGAAGCAATAGGCAGGGACATGATGAAGCAGGATGACAAG
Encoded proteins:
- a CDS encoding tripartite tricarboxylate transporter substrate-binding protein — encoded protein: MKSLKRIAVAALAVAACAWLPAAQAQAWKPTKPVEFAVGAGPGGALDQVARTLKNITDQQNTIPTPMIVTDRPAGGGVVALSGLRQHHGDAHYLASWSQQWLTNYVIGDWKESPTAEYTTLAILFSEYVGLAVRADSPLKNANDLVAKLKADPTSVSVAIATALGNHIHIGAAKPLLAAGVDVARMTVVPFKSSAESVTALLGGHVDVVAATTANLVGQVEAGKIRLLAISSPKRLGGVFAQVPTWKEQGIDAEFASMQGIMAPLGLTPAQHEYWTETLTRATATPEWAAFCQRNQWAPRLITGPEAQRFAEEQLVEMRAILRELHLAKQ